In Primulina huaijiensis isolate GDHJ02 chromosome 6, ASM1229523v2, whole genome shotgun sequence, a single window of DNA contains:
- the LOC140979513 gene encoding bidirectional sugar transporter SWEET5-like, which translates to MVDAETARTIVGVIGNVISFGLFLSPLPTFFKIWKAKSVQAFKPDPYIATVLNCAMWVFYGMPFVHPDSLLVVTINGVGFFIEIFYVTVFFVYSDWPKRRKILLALLIELVFMVVVVFITLVFLHGTKQRSMLIGILCIVFNIIMYTSPLTVMKRVIKTKSVKFMPFYLSLANFLNGMIWFSYALIKFDPYVMVPNGLGSLSGLVQLILYATYYGTTDWDDDGTGNTSQPEIQLQRTNSAAPV; encoded by the exons ATGGTGGACGCAGAAACAGCTAGGACCATAGTCGGAGTTATCG gaaatgtgatctcatttgGTCTCTTCCTCTCCCCGCT TCCAACGTTTTTCAAGATATGGAAAGCGAAATCGGTGCAAGCATTCAAACCGGACCCGTATATCGCGACGGTGCTGAACTGCGCGATGTGGGTCTTCTACGGGATGCCCTTCGTTCACCCAGACAGCCTTCTGGTCGTCACCATCAATGGTGTCGGATTCTTCATCGAGATCTTCTACGTCACCGTCTTTTTCGTCTATTCTGATTGGCCCAAACGC CGAAAAATCCTTCTGGCTCTACTGATCGAATTGGTGTTCATGGTGGTTGTGGTGTTTATAACATTGGTGTTTCTGCATGGCACCAAACAAAGATCGATGCTCATCGGAATATTGTGTATAGTTTTCAACATCATAATGTACACATCTCCCTTGACCGTCATG AAACGGGTTATTAAAACCAAGAGCGTGAAATTCATGCCCTTCTATCTGTCGCTTGCCAATTTCTTGAATGGCATGATTTGGTTTTCATATGCTCTCATCAAGTTTGATCCCTATGTCATG GTTCCGAATGGTTTGGGAAGTTTGTCTGGGCTAGTTCAACTGATACTCTATGCAACCTACTATGGGACCACCGATTGGGACGACGATGGCACCGGCAACACCAGCCAGCCGGAGATTCAACTTCAGAGAACTAATTCCGCAGCCCCTGTCTGA
- the LOC140979342 gene encoding G-type lectin S-receptor-like serine/threonine-protein kinase CES101 — protein MEAIFFFMLLCFSPFPVFSLDSLKPGETLNSSAYLISSKKIFTLGFYSPDNSNRSYLGIWYTSNYTDTDTPVWIANRNNPIYGNSGSLKISIAGEVIIEHRGGDPIEIYKSETGTNVTATLLDTGNLVVKEMNSSSWGGGNVVWESFDYPTDTLLPKMKLGVNHKTGKNWTLTSWFSASNPASGAFSLEWDWIRRRLLVKRRGVLSWTSGDLKFYYEYGSLKIYSFENIVPKPDPLNLNYIFKNVSNQDEEYFTYSLYVDPFTPENRKIISGWTLQNQGNIYDNDRVYVALVDLCYGYNTRGVGNDVYLGCELWEQPKCRNRHQMFNYTYGRFQFVATYSYDNTSNLTLSDCRANCWNDCKCISYKDEKNGCSYWRGENAELLQDYGPELQLRYFLVSAASEERRRWKIWALPVAIALFLVSIVTASFVIRKFRQAKKKKMKVMQELMTLEGYTGISEFENNGGHDLKMFSYASLLASTHDFSLNNKLGEGGFGSVYKGKTPEGREIAIKILSRSSKQGLIEFKTELILISKLQHRNLVKLLGFCIHGNEKMIVYDYMPNKSLDFFLFDQTKRTVLNWDTRFNIIEGIAQGLLYLHKHSRLLIVHRDLKAGNILLDENMNPKISDFGLSRILKHVSEENTSKRVGTRGYMAPEYVTQGTFSVKSDIYSFGILILEIVSGRRNNSFKNLEGPLTLAEFAWDLWKQCTELELIDPMLKTADKKDQLRKCIQVGLLCVQDKAIDRPFIEDVASMLKSETNSLPVPRKPAFVVRNDGVPTRRKPEPEKFSKNAVSISAMYGR, from the exons ATGGAGGCAATCTTCTTCTTTATGTTGCTTTGCTTCTCCCCGTTTCCAGTTTTCTCACTTGACAGTCTCAAACCGGGGGAAACACTGAACTCATCTGCATACTTGATTTCTTCCAAAAAGATTTTCACTTTAGGATTCTATTCTCCTGACAATAGCAACCGGAGTTATCTTGGAATATGGTACACTAGCAATTATACAGATACGGATACCCCAGTCTGGATTGCAAACAGGAACAATCCCATATACGGTAACTCCGGCAGTCTCAAGATAAGCATCGCGGGTGAGGTGATCATCGAGCACAGAGGGGGCGATCCTATCGAGATTTATAAGTCTGAAACTGGGACCAATGTAACGGCTACTTTGCTGGATACTGGGAATCTTGTGGTGAAAGAGATGAACTCATCATCATGGGGGGGTGGCAACGTGGTGTGGGAAAGCTTTGATTATCCAACTGATACACTTCTTCCGAAGATGAAGTTAGGTGTGAACCACAAGACTGGAAAGAACTGGACACTTACTTCATGGTTTTCTGCAAGCAATCCGGCTTCAGGGGCTTTTAGTCTGGAATGGGATTGGATCCGGCGCAGATTGTTGGTTAAACGACGAGGAGTGCTTTCTTGGACTAGTGGGgacttgaaattttattatgaatatgggAGTCTGAAGATTTACTCGTTTGAAAATATAGTTCCTAAGCCTGATCCTTTAAATCTCAACtacatttttaaaaatgtttccAATCAAGATGAAGAATACTTCACCTATTCCCTCTACGTAGATCCCTTCACGCCTGAAAATCGAAAGATTATATCTGGATGGACACTGCAAAATCAGGGGAATATCTATGACAATGACAGAGTTTATGTTGCCCTAGTTGATCTTTGCTATGGTTATAATACTAGAGGTGTTGGAAATGATGTTTACTTGGGCTGTGAACTCTGGGAGCAGCCTAAGTGTCGAAATAGGCATCAGATGTTCAATTACACTTATGGACGGTTTCAATTCGTTGCGACATATTCATATGACAACACTTCAAACCTTACCCTAAGTGATTGCAGGGCAAACTGCTGGAACGACTGCAAATGCATCTCCTATAAGGATGAGAAAAATGGATGCTCGTACTGGAGAGGTGAAAATGCAGAGCTACTGCAAGATTATGGGCCAGAGTTACAGTTAAGATATTTCCTAGTATCAGCAGCATCAGAGGAAAGAAGAA GATGGAAGATCTGGGCTCTTCCTGTGGCAATCGCTTTATTTCTGGTTTCAATAGTCACAGCATCGTTCGTTATTCGAAAATTTAGACAAG cgaaaaagaagaagatgaaagtAATGCAGGAGCTAATGACACTTGAAGGATACACTGGAATATCAGAATTCGAAAACAATGGGGGCCATGAtcttaaaatgttttcttatgCGTCTCTTCTGGCCTCAACCCATGATTTTTCTTTGAACAACAAACTTGGAGAGGGCGGTTTTGGCTCGGTTTACAAG GGGAAAACTCCTGAAGGACGTGAAATAGCAATAAAGATACTGTCACGAAGTTCAAAACAAGGATTGATCGAGTTCAAAACCGAACTAATACTCATATCTAAACTCCAACATAGAAATCTAGTAAAGCTATTGGGTTTCTGCATTCATGGAAATGAGAAGATGATAGTCTATGATTACATGCCCAACAAAAGCTTGGACTTCTTTCTCTTTG ATCAAACAAAGAGAACTGTACTGAATTGGGATACACGTTTCAATATAATCGAGGGGATTGCTCAAGGATTGCTTTACCTTCATAAGCACTCTAGATTACTGATAGTTCATAGAGATCTGAAAGCTGGTAACATATTGCTGGATGAGAACATGAACCCAAAAATTTCTGATTTTGGTTTATCGAGAATCTTAAAGCATGTATCTGAAGAAAATACGAGCAAGCGTGTTGGAACACG CGGATACATGGCTCCTGAATATGTGACACAAGGTACTTTCTCTGTCAAATCTGATATCTATAGTTTCGGAATTCTGATACTGGAGATTGTGAGTGGGCGGAGAAACAACAGCTTCAAGAATCTCGAAGGCCCTCTGACTCTTGCAGAATTT gCTTGGGACCTGTGGAAGCAATGCACTGAACTAGAGCTCATTGATCCTATGCTAAAGACTGCAGACAAGAAAGATCAACTGAGAAAATGCATTCAAGTTGGTCTTTTATGTGTACAAGATAAGGCTATTGATCGGCCCTTTATCGAAGACGTTGCATCCATGCTGAAAAGTGAAACCAATTCTTTGCCAGTGCCTCGGAAACCAGCATTTGTTGTGAGAAACGATGGAGTTCCGACGAGGCGAAAACCCGAGCCAGAGAAGTTCTCTAAGAACGCCGTATCAATTTCTGCAATGTATGGAAGATAA
- the LOC140979198 gene encoding RING-H2 finger protein ATL66-like produces MIMEIVLSVTLLFVGIAALVIIHICVVGRAFSGDFPVRASISDPSRAVRIPSMRQEDIKELPCFDYKVEENGNRECSVCLENFKNGETCKKLPKCSHSFHSECIDSWLLKTAACPICRASVGSLHFEQVHNRSHSDELGVELV; encoded by the coding sequence ATGATCATGGAGATTGTATTATCTGTGACACTTCTATTTGTCGGGATAGCTGCTTTGGTGATCATTCACATTTGTGTGGTGGGGAGAGCTTTCAGTGGTGATTTCCCAGTGAGGGCATCGATTTCAGACCCTAGTCGAGCGGTTCGGATTCCGAGCATGAGACAAGAGGATATAAAGGAGTTGCCATGTTTTGATTACAAGGTCGAAGAGAATGGGAATAGAGAATGTTCTGTGTGTCTGGAAAATTTCAAGAACGGGGAAACGTGCAAGAAGCTGCCCAAGTGTAGTCACAGTTTCCATTCCGAGTGTATTGATTCTTGGCTTTTGAAGACCGCAGCGTGCCCAATATGTAGAGCATCTGTTGGATCATTACACTTTGAACAAGTTCACAATAGGAGCCATTCAGATGAACTTGGAGTAGAATTAGTCTAG